From Pseudomonas sp. G.S.17, the proteins below share one genomic window:
- a CDS encoding ribonuclease E inhibitor RraB: MSTAYQEDISSNVLRRMKEGGFDFARIHPIEFYAIFPDEERARQAAGRFRGESLNTQINVGDDGAWHLQLSKVMYATYDGIGDFEQDFQTAIEALDGEVEGWGVTQEIRGSQRMRCH, translated from the coding sequence ATGAGCACAGCCTATCAAGAGGACATCAGCAGTAACGTACTGCGCCGCATGAAAGAGGGCGGTTTCGATTTCGCGCGTATTCACCCCATCGAGTTTTATGCCATTTTTCCGGATGAGGAGCGGGCACGGCAGGCTGCGGGACGATTTCGTGGCGAATCCCTTAATACCCAGATCAACGTCGGAGATGACGGCGCGTGGCATTTGCAGTTAAGCAAGGTCATGTATGCGACCTATGACGGCATCGGTGATTTCGAGCAGGACTTCCAGACAGCAATCGAAGCGCTCGACGGTGAAGTCGAGGGCTGGGGCGTTACGCAGGAGATCAGAGGCTCCCAGCGCATGAGATGTCATTGA
- a CDS encoding circularly permuted type 2 ATP-grasp protein, protein MIRTFYDEMYDAGGLVRPHYREFARWLGETPPELLAQRRREADLLFHRAGITFTLYGDEQGTERLIPFDTIPRSIPASEWRVVERGCIQRVKALNMFLADLYHEQRIIKAGIIPAEQVLANEQYQIAMQGLNLHRDLYSHISGVDLVRDGDGTYYVLEDNLRTPSGVSYMLEDRKMMMRLFPELFAAQRIAPIDHYPNLLLDTLKSSSPIDNPSVVVLTPGRFNSAFFEHAFLAREMGVELVEGADLFVRDDRVFMRTTDGPKAVDVIYRRLDDAFLDPLAFNPDSMLGVPGLLSAYRSGNVVLANAIGTGVADDKSVYPYVTDMIRFYLDEEPILKNVPTFQCRKPEELSHVLANLGDLVVKETQGSGGYGMLVGPASTAAEIESFRARIKAKPHAYIAQPTLCLSTCPTFVENGIAPRHIDLRPFVLSGRETRVVPGGLTRVALREGSLVVNSSQGGGTKDTWVVED, encoded by the coding sequence ATGATCCGCACCTTTTATGATGAGATGTACGATGCCGGTGGCCTGGTCCGCCCGCATTACCGGGAATTTGCCCGCTGGTTGGGTGAAACGCCGCCTGAGTTACTGGCTCAGCGTCGACGTGAAGCCGATCTATTGTTTCATCGCGCCGGGATCACGTTCACGCTGTACGGTGACGAGCAGGGGACAGAGCGCCTCATCCCTTTCGATACGATTCCGCGCAGCATTCCTGCCAGTGAATGGCGGGTGGTAGAACGAGGCTGCATTCAGCGCGTGAAAGCGTTGAATATGTTTCTCGCTGACCTTTATCACGAGCAACGCATCATCAAGGCCGGGATTATTCCCGCCGAGCAGGTATTGGCCAACGAGCAATACCAGATAGCGATGCAAGGCCTGAATCTGCACCGCGATCTTTATTCGCATATCTCCGGTGTCGATCTGGTGCGCGACGGCGACGGCACGTATTACGTGCTGGAAGACAACTTGCGGACCCCGAGCGGGGTGAGCTACATGCTCGAAGACCGCAAGATGATGATGCGTCTGTTCCCGGAGCTGTTCGCCGCGCAGCGCATTGCCCCGATCGATCATTATCCGAACCTGCTGCTCGATACCCTGAAAAGCTCCAGCCCTATCGACAACCCGAGTGTCGTGGTGCTGACCCCCGGTCGCTTCAACAGCGCCTTTTTCGAACACGCCTTTCTGGCGCGTGAGATGGGTGTGGAACTGGTCGAGGGTGCTGACCTGTTTGTGCGCGATGATCGTGTGTTCATGCGCACCACTGATGGTCCCAAGGCTGTCGACGTGATCTACCGTCGCCTGGACGACGCGTTCCTTGATCCTCTGGCGTTCAATCCGGATTCGATGCTCGGCGTGCCTGGCCTGCTGTCGGCCTATCGCTCGGGTAATGTCGTGCTGGCCAACGCCATCGGCACCGGTGTGGCGGATGACAAGTCGGTCTATCCGTATGTGACCGACATGATTCGTTTCTATCTGGACGAAGAGCCAATCCTCAAGAACGTGCCGACTTTCCAGTGCCGCAAACCGGAAGAGCTGTCCCACGTGCTGGCCAATCTTGGCGATCTGGTCGTGAAGGAAACCCAGGGTTCCGGTGGCTACGGCATGTTGGTGGGGCCTGCATCGACCGCAGCGGAAATCGAGTCGTTCCGGGCCAGAATCAAAGCCAAGCCCCACGCTTACATCGCCCAGCCCACGCTCTGCCTGTCGACCTGCCCGACCTTTGTCGAGAACGGTATTGCCCCGCGACACATCGACTTGCGCCCATTTGTCCTGTCCGGCCGTGAAACCCGCGTCGTACCCGGCGGGCTGACCCGAGTCGCGCTGCGTGAAGGTTCGCTCGTGGTGAACTCGTCGCAAGGTGGCGGAACCAAAGACACCTGGGTGGTTGAGGATTAA
- a CDS encoding alpha-E domain-containing protein gives MLSRTASDLYWMSRYLERAENLARMLDVSYSLSLMPQDGRGDGLDELAMPLLITGTLDHYLERHGELHAERLLHFFALDASNPASIYSCLGAARASAHAVRGRITADMWENINATWLEIRGIAEQGLSRYGMSRFCEWVKERSHLFRGATYGTIMRHDAFRFIRLGTFIERADNTLRLLDARYEMLELRGRDTHQVSDSSAHGYYQWSALLRALSSFEAYTELYRDAPGARQVAELLLLRPDIPRSLSACLEELDLILASLPGANGRPAQRLAAELDARLRYTGIDEILEEGLHEWLNEFIPLVAQLGNAIHTSYLEAA, from the coding sequence ATGCTAAGTAGAACTGCCTCGGATTTATATTGGATGTCGCGTTATCTGGAGCGAGCGGAGAATCTCGCGCGAATGCTCGACGTCAGCTACTCGCTGTCACTGATGCCGCAGGACGGGCGCGGTGACGGCCTGGATGAACTGGCCATGCCGCTGCTGATTACCGGCACGCTGGACCATTATCTTGAGCGCCATGGGGAGCTGCACGCCGAGCGCTTGCTGCATTTTTTCGCCCTGGATGCGAGTAACCCGGCCAGCATCTACAGCTGTCTGGGTGCCGCGCGGGCGAGCGCCCATGCGGTTCGTGGGCGAATTACCGCCGACATGTGGGAAAACATCAACGCTACCTGGCTGGAAATTCGCGGCATCGCTGAACAAGGCTTGAGCCGTTATGGCATGAGCCGGTTCTGCGAATGGGTCAAGGAACGCTCGCACCTGTTTCGCGGTGCCACTTACGGGACCATCATGCGTCACGATGCCTTCCGTTTCATTCGTCTGGGCACCTTCATCGAACGCGCCGACAACACCTTGCGCCTGCTGGATGCGCGCTACGAAATGCTCGAACTGCGTGGTCGCGATACCCATCAGGTTTCCGACAGCTCTGCTCATGGTTACTACCAGTGGAGCGCGTTATTGCGTGCGCTGTCGTCGTTCGAGGCTTACACCGAGCTGTACCGCGATGCACCCGGCGCGCGGCAAGTCGCCGAATTGCTGTTGCTGCGCCCGGACATCCCGCGTTCGCTGAGCGCCTGTCTGGAAGAACTCGACCTGATCCTTGCCAGCCTGCCGGGGGCCAACGGGCGTCCCGCCCAGCGACTGGCGGCGGAACTTGACGCACGCCTGCGCTATACCGGGATCGACGAAATCCTGGAGGAAGGCCTGCACGAGTGGTTGAACGAATTCATTCCTTTGGTAGCCCAATTGGGTAACGCCATACACACTTCTTATCTGGAGGCTGCATGA
- a CDS encoding transglutaminase family protein — protein MRLSVSHETTYHYEDQVRASIQYLRLTPHDSERQQVLSWQLTLPRPVRAQVDPFGNILHVLTMDEPHEAIIIGARGQVEIDEKREAEHESQSPLPFLRFTRLTEPDEAIRAFAAKQCRKRKDRSALIDLMHALNQHITYTPGSTEVDTSAVQAFAGRAGVCQDHTHAFLACARSLGIPARYASGYLYSEDSEHLASHAWAEAWIDDAWYSFDVTNELAIPERHLKLAVGLDYLDACPVRGMRRGGGSEQMHAKVLVSPMVDAPKIMMQAQHQ, from the coding sequence ATGAGACTTTCAGTTAGCCACGAGACCACCTATCACTACGAGGATCAGGTCCGCGCCAGTATTCAGTATCTCCGTCTGACGCCACACGACAGCGAGCGCCAGCAAGTGCTCAGCTGGCAACTGACCCTGCCGCGCCCGGTGCGTGCGCAAGTTGATCCGTTCGGCAATATCCTGCACGTGCTGACCATGGACGAGCCCCATGAAGCGATCATCATCGGTGCCCGTGGTCAGGTTGAAATCGACGAGAAGCGTGAAGCCGAACACGAAAGTCAGTCACCGCTGCCGTTCCTGCGTTTCACGCGGTTGACCGAGCCCGATGAAGCGATCCGCGCCTTTGCTGCCAAACAATGTCGCAAACGTAAGGATCGCAGTGCGTTGATCGATTTGATGCACGCGCTGAACCAGCACATCACTTACACGCCGGGCTCGACCGAAGTCGATACCAGCGCGGTCCAGGCGTTTGCCGGTCGCGCCGGTGTCTGTCAGGACCACACGCACGCCTTTCTGGCCTGCGCGCGCAGCCTGGGGATTCCGGCGCGTTATGCCTCGGGTTATCTGTACAGCGAAGACAGCGAACACCTGGCTAGTCACGCTTGGGCCGAGGCGTGGATTGATGACGCCTGGTACAGCTTTGATGTGACCAACGAATTGGCTATTCCGGAACGCCACCTGAAACTGGCGGTGGGGCTGGATTACCTGGATGCCTGCCCGGTGCGCGGCATGCGCCGCGGTGGCGGCAGCGAGCAGATGCACGCCAAGGTTCTGGTGTCGCCGATGGTCGACGCACCAAAAATCATGATGCAGGCGCAGCATCAGTAA
- a CDS encoding acetyl-CoA C-acetyltransferase — MTEALIFDAVRTPRGKGKSDGALYSVKPVNLIAGLLAALQLRNHLDTAQVDDIVLGCVTPVGEQGADIAKTAALVADWDVSVAGVQINRFCASGLEAVNLGAMKIRSGFEELVVVGGVESMSRVPMGSDGGAWVLDPQTNLQCHFTPQGIGADLIATLEGFTRQDVDAYALHSQQKAARARQAGAFARSLVPVRDQNGTVLLDHDEFIRADSTLEGLGNLKPSFEMIGRMGFDATALRVYSHVERINHVHTPGNSSGIVDGAAAMLIGSAAKGKALGLQARGRIVATAVTGTDPTIMLTGPAPATRKALAKAGLTVDDIDLFEVNEAFASVVLKFIKDMAVDPDKVNVNGGSIAMGHPLGATGCMILGTLLDELEARQLRYGLATLCVGGGMGIATIIECY; from the coding sequence ATGACAGAAGCGCTGATTTTCGACGCGGTACGCACCCCGCGCGGCAAGGGCAAATCCGATGGAGCGCTATACAGTGTCAAGCCCGTGAACCTGATCGCCGGGCTGCTGGCGGCATTGCAGCTGCGCAATCATCTGGATACCGCTCAGGTCGATGACATCGTGCTCGGCTGTGTCACGCCTGTGGGAGAGCAGGGTGCGGATATTGCCAAGACGGCAGCGCTGGTCGCCGATTGGGATGTGAGCGTGGCCGGGGTGCAGATCAATCGGTTTTGCGCGTCGGGTCTTGAAGCGGTGAACCTCGGGGCGATGAAGATTCGCTCCGGTTTTGAGGAACTGGTAGTGGTCGGTGGCGTGGAATCCATGTCGCGGGTCCCCATGGGCAGTGACGGCGGCGCCTGGGTGCTGGACCCGCAGACCAACCTGCAGTGTCACTTCACGCCCCAAGGCATTGGCGCCGATCTGATCGCCACGCTGGAAGGTTTCACCCGCCAGGATGTGGACGCCTACGCACTGCATTCGCAGCAAAAAGCCGCTCGGGCACGACAGGCCGGGGCGTTCGCCAGGTCGCTGGTGCCGGTGCGGGACCAGAACGGCACGGTGTTGCTGGATCACGATGAATTCATTCGCGCCGACTCGACGCTGGAAGGTTTGGGCAATCTCAAGCCCAGCTTTGAAATGATCGGCCGGATGGGTTTCGATGCCACCGCTCTGCGGGTCTACAGCCACGTAGAACGCATCAACCACGTGCATACGCCAGGCAACAGTTCCGGGATCGTCGACGGCGCGGCGGCGATGCTCATCGGCTCGGCGGCCAAGGGCAAGGCGTTGGGGCTGCAGGCGCGAGGGCGGATCGTGGCGACGGCGGTCACCGGCACCGATCCGACCATCATGCTCACCGGGCCGGCCCCGGCGACGCGCAAGGCACTCGCCAAGGCCGGGTTGACGGTCGATGACATCGACCTGTTCGAAGTCAACGAAGCCTTCGCTTCAGTCGTGCTCAAGTTCATCAAGGACATGGCGGTTGATCCCGACAAGGTCAATGTCAACGGCGGCTCCATCGCCATGGGCCATCCCCTCGGCGCGACCGGCTGCATGATACTCGGCACCTTGCTCGACGAGCTTGAGGCGCGCCAGTTGCGCTATGGCCTGGCAACGCTGTGTGTCGGTGGCGGCATGGGCATTGCGACCATCATCGAGTGTTATTGA